The following proteins are co-located in the Granulicella pectinivorans genome:
- a CDS encoding carboxypeptidase regulatory-like domain-containing protein: protein MRTHTLLALSLVLVMVGGCTRKAQEPASTAKVVPAPNYFKVDPATAASVTGTIHFTGKRPAAGAAIDMSNEPACVEAYHGKAHDESLMVGSKGQLANAFVYVKSGLEGKAFAVPSAPIVIDQSGCWFHPRVMGIQVGQVLQVVNSDPVTHNIHPMAEVNREWNHSQGAGDPPLARKFVKPEIMIPVKCNIHSWMHAWIGVVDSPYFAVSDEDGSFTISNLPPGTYTLAVWQEKLGTQEQTVTVGAQAKATANFTFKGR from the coding sequence ATGCGAACACACACACTTCTCGCTCTTTCGCTCGTGTTGGTGATGGTGGGCGGCTGCACGCGCAAGGCACAGGAGCCTGCGAGTACCGCGAAGGTTGTGCCTGCTCCGAACTACTTCAAGGTGGATCCCGCGACTGCGGCGAGCGTGACGGGCACGATTCACTTCACGGGGAAGCGTCCCGCTGCCGGTGCTGCGATCGACATGAGCAACGAGCCGGCGTGTGTGGAGGCTTACCATGGCAAGGCGCATGATGAATCGCTGATGGTGGGGAGTAAGGGCCAGCTTGCCAACGCGTTTGTCTACGTCAAGAGCGGGCTTGAGGGGAAGGCGTTTGCGGTGCCATCCGCGCCGATCGTCATCGACCAGAGTGGATGCTGGTTTCATCCGCGTGTGATGGGCATCCAAGTCGGACAGGTGTTGCAGGTTGTGAACTCCGATCCGGTGACGCATAACATTCATCCGATGGCAGAGGTGAATCGCGAGTGGAACCATAGCCAGGGGGCGGGCGATCCTCCGCTGGCACGCAAGTTTGTGAAACCGGAGATCATGATTCCGGTGAAGTGCAACATCCATAGCTGGATGCATGCGTGGATTGGCGTGGTGGACAGTCCTTACTTTGCGGTATCGGACGAGGATGGATCGTTCACAATCAGCAACCTGCCGCCGGGTACCTATACGCTCGCGGTGTGGCAGGAGAAGCTTGGGACGCAGGAACAGACCGTCACCGTGGGAGCGCAGGCGAAGGCCACGGCCAACTTTACGTTCAAAGGGAGATAA
- a CDS encoding acido-empty-quinoprotein group A has translation MKLWLGVCRLAVGALFAVGSQSSVWAQNVDSQTLLHPPVDSWPSYHGDYSGKRHSALTQITPENVGNLSLAWAFQTGLSPAIKASPILADGVIYITVPDNLWAVDALTGHTLWHYTYPPNTGDHIGQRGVAVYKGKVYFMGPDAHMVCLRGSDGTVLWNIPVADHALGYWTTEAPLIVGNHVLAGVGGDMDNLPMFLQAFDPETGKLQWKWDVNPPKGSPGYSTGGTTWMPGTYDPELNLIYWGTGNPTPVLNGKARPGNNEWTGSIVALNADTGKLVWGFQPAPHDDHDWDAVETPVLVDGPFKGQQRKMLMQSSRDGYFFVLDRVTGKNLLTVPFGPVNWAKGLDERGQPQFDPDKDPARDGRLIAPDEAGLTNYRSPSFDPKTGLFIVDAHPSWSLYFQKPADGDYGWAGADYGLWGKGVIEAIDYQTGEIRWKHELGQPSGAGVMTTESGLTFTGDGMGNFLVLRTKDGKTLWHAGMGSGMQSSPTTYMLNGRQYVLTSAGGVLFAWALPNAAK, from the coding sequence ATGAAGCTTTGGCTTGGAGTATGTCGTCTGGCTGTCGGTGCGTTGTTTGCGGTGGGGTCGCAGTCGTCCGTGTGGGCGCAGAACGTGGATAGCCAGACGCTGCTGCATCCACCGGTGGATAGCTGGCCTTCGTACCATGGCGACTACAGCGGCAAGCGTCATAGCGCGCTGACGCAGATTACGCCTGAGAACGTCGGCAACCTGAGCTTGGCCTGGGCGTTCCAGACAGGGCTCTCCCCGGCCATCAAGGCTTCGCCGATTTTAGCCGATGGCGTCATCTACATCACTGTGCCCGACAATCTTTGGGCGGTCGATGCGCTGACCGGACATACGCTGTGGCACTATACCTATCCGCCCAACACGGGCGATCATATCGGCCAGCGAGGCGTCGCGGTCTATAAGGGCAAGGTCTACTTCATGGGGCCGGATGCCCATATGGTCTGCCTGCGCGGCTCGGACGGCACGGTGTTGTGGAACATTCCCGTGGCGGATCATGCGCTAGGCTACTGGACGACCGAAGCGCCGCTGATCGTCGGCAACCATGTGCTGGCGGGCGTAGGCGGCGACATGGATAACCTGCCGATGTTTCTACAGGCGTTCGATCCTGAGACGGGTAAGTTGCAGTGGAAGTGGGATGTGAACCCGCCAAAGGGGTCGCCGGGGTACTCGACGGGCGGAACGACGTGGATGCCGGGTACCTACGATCCTGAACTGAACCTGATCTACTGGGGCACGGGCAATCCGACTCCTGTGCTGAACGGCAAGGCTCGTCCCGGCAACAATGAATGGACGGGCAGCATCGTGGCGTTGAACGCCGATACGGGCAAGCTGGTGTGGGGCTTCCAGCCTGCGCCGCACGACGATCATGACTGGGATGCGGTGGAGACGCCGGTGCTGGTCGATGGGCCGTTCAAAGGGCAGCAGCGCAAGATGTTGATGCAGTCCTCGCGCGATGGTTACTTCTTCGTGCTGGATCGCGTGACCGGCAAAAACCTGCTGACGGTTCCGTTTGGGCCGGTGAACTGGGCGAAGGGCCTGGATGAGAGGGGGCAGCCTCAGTTCGATCCGGATAAGGATCCGGCACGTGATGGACGCCTGATTGCTCCCGATGAAGCAGGCCTGACGAACTATCGTTCGCCAAGCTTCGATCCGAAGACGGGCTTGTTTATTGTGGATGCGCATCCGAGTTGGAGCCTCTACTTCCAGAAGCCGGCCGATGGTGACTATGGCTGGGCGGGCGCGGACTATGGTCTGTGGGGCAAGGGCGTGATCGAGGCGATCGACTACCAGACAGGCGAGATTCGCTGGAAGCACGAGCTTGGGCAGCCGTCGGGTGCGGGGGTGATGACGACCGAGTCCGGGTTGACATTTACGGGCGACGGGATGGGGAACTTCCTGGTGTTGCGGACCAAGGACGGCAAGACGCTGTGGCACGCAGGCATGGGCTCGGGCATGCAGAGCTCGCCGACGACGTACATGCTCAACGGCAGGCAGTATGTGTTGACGAGCGCCGGCGGCGTGCTGTTTGCGTGGGCCTTGCCGAACGCGGCGAAGTGA
- a CDS encoding beta-propeller fold lactonase family protein — protein sequence MRKVLLGVGLAVLATGCKQPKTETASAPVESNAPRIYVTNEVSGDLTVIDSGTDQVIATVPLGKRPRGIHASPDGKTIYVALSGSPIAGPDVDESTLPPPDKNADGIGVFDVAQNKMVRIIKGGSDPENFDVSKDGTQLYISNEDAEEVSVVDTATGAVVNSVKVGAQPEGVKVMPDGKLVWVTSEETGTIAVLDPVAGKILKTFKIGHRPRSVAFLPDGSKAYVNAENDGTVVLADAKKNTVIKPIEIGKPGVIKPMAVLLSPDATRLYVSTGRGHKVFTIDTATNTVTNSVEVGARPWGIALSPDARTLYSANGPSNDISVVDLATNTVTRKIKAGSSPWGVLVLPR from the coding sequence ATGCGGAAGGTATTGCTTGGTGTTGGTCTGGCCGTGTTGGCCACTGGGTGCAAGCAGCCGAAGACGGAGACGGCGTCCGCACCTGTTGAGTCGAACGCGCCACGGATCTATGTGACGAACGAGGTTTCGGGAGATTTGACGGTGATCGACTCGGGAACCGACCAGGTGATTGCGACGGTGCCGCTGGGCAAGAGGCCAAGAGGGATTCATGCGAGTCCGGATGGCAAGACGATCTATGTGGCGTTGAGCGGATCGCCCATCGCCGGACCGGATGTCGATGAGAGCACGTTGCCTCCGCCGGACAAGAACGCCGATGGTATCGGCGTCTTCGACGTGGCGCAAAATAAGATGGTGCGCATCATCAAGGGTGGGTCGGACCCCGAGAACTTCGATGTGAGCAAGGATGGGACGCAACTCTACATCTCGAACGAAGATGCGGAGGAGGTGAGCGTCGTCGATACCGCAACGGGGGCCGTGGTGAACTCGGTGAAGGTGGGGGCGCAGCCGGAAGGCGTGAAGGTGATGCCGGACGGCAAGCTGGTGTGGGTGACGTCCGAGGAGACGGGCACGATTGCCGTGCTCGACCCGGTGGCCGGAAAGATTTTGAAGACCTTCAAGATTGGGCATCGGCCTCGTTCCGTGGCGTTCCTGCCGGATGGCTCAAAGGCGTATGTAAACGCGGAGAACGACGGTACGGTGGTCCTGGCGGATGCGAAAAAGAATACGGTGATCAAGCCGATTGAGATTGGTAAGCCGGGAGTGATTAAGCCTATGGCGGTGCTGTTGTCGCCCGACGCGACCAGGCTATATGTCAGCACGGGCCGTGGGCATAAGGTGTTCACGATCGATACTGCAACCAACACGGTTACAAATTCTGTCGAGGTAGGCGCACGTCCCTGGGGCATTGCGCTGTCGCCGGATGCGAGGACGCTTTACTCGGCGAACGGGCCTTCGAACGACATCTCGGTGGTTGACCTTGCGACGAATACGGTAACGAGAAAGATCAAGGCAGGATCGAGCCCATGGGGCGTTCTTGTCCTGCCGCGGTAA
- a CDS encoding cytochrome-c peroxidase — translation MKRALWLAALMLGAVGCKSPGSDRPVGAVVEIKAPLGLPAVPYPADNPPTAETIALGRQLFYDPRLSKDNTVACSTCHNPKLEFTDARRVSLGVGGVTGVRNAPSLLNAAYSPVQFWDGRARTLEEQSADPLIGLTEMNQPHDVSVAKIRKDAAYRAAFVKAFGPGDVTITKIEKSLASFERTLLSGDSAFDRYEYGGDKTALSPAAIHGLALFTDPAKGNCVICHSIGNKYALFTDGKFHNTGAGVNGEGQFTDAGRFSQTKEEADTGSFKTPSLRNVALSAPYMHDGSLKTLEDVIDFYAGGGNSSPELDSLIQPLHLSARDRADLVEFLRSLNGSMPVNAGPPAKE, via the coding sequence GTGAAACGGGCACTGTGGCTCGCGGCCCTGATGCTGGGTGCTGTGGGATGCAAGTCGCCGGGAAGCGACAGGCCGGTGGGTGCTGTGGTGGAGATCAAGGCTCCGCTCGGCCTGCCGGCTGTTCCGTATCCGGCTGACAATCCACCGACTGCGGAGACGATTGCCCTGGGCCGACAGCTCTTCTACGATCCGCGGCTTTCGAAGGACAATACGGTTGCGTGCTCGACATGTCATAACCCGAAGCTTGAGTTTACGGACGCGCGGCGTGTCTCACTGGGGGTAGGTGGTGTGACGGGTGTGAGGAATGCGCCGAGCTTGCTGAATGCGGCATACTCGCCGGTGCAGTTCTGGGATGGGCGGGCGCGCACGCTGGAGGAGCAGTCGGCCGATCCTCTGATCGGGCTCACCGAGATGAATCAGCCGCATGATGTCTCCGTCGCGAAGATCCGCAAGGATGCAGCGTATCGCGCGGCCTTCGTGAAAGCATTCGGTCCCGGCGATGTGACCATTACGAAGATTGAAAAGTCACTCGCGAGCTTCGAGAGAACCCTGCTGAGTGGGGACTCGGCGTTCGATCGCTATGAGTATGGAGGCGATAAAACGGCGCTTTCGCCTGCGGCAATTCATGGGCTTGCCCTGTTCACCGATCCAGCGAAGGGTAACTGCGTGATTTGTCACAGTATCGGTAACAAATATGCTTTGTTCACCGATGGCAAGTTCCATAACACCGGCGCGGGCGTGAATGGCGAGGGGCAGTTTACCGATGCGGGACGATTCAGCCAGACGAAGGAAGAGGCCGACACGGGGTCTTTCAAGACCCCGTCGCTGCGCAATGTTGCGTTGTCGGCTCCGTATATGCACGATGGCAGCTTGAAGACGCTGGAGGATGTGATCGACTTCTATGCGGGAGGCGGGAATTCAAGCCCGGAACTTGACTCTCTGATTCAGCCGCTGCATCTTTCGGCGCGGGATCGTGCGGATCTTGTTGAGTTCCTGAGGTCTTTGAATGGCAGCATGCCGGTGAATGCCGGACCTCCTGCGAAGGAGTAA
- a CDS encoding GNAT family N-acetyltransferase translates to MPAATHSVDVLLETGAHAHQTEQTAAAGDYWVRLASTQQEREAAFRLRFIVFNLELNEGLDAAYANGFDVDRYDAVCDHLIVCHRPTGAVIGTYRLQRGDIAKQHHGYYSEQEFDFAPFESMRSQIVELGRACIHRDHRSSEVLHLLWRAIARYVLANGGRYMMGCCSLSSTDAAQGQAVYRSLRNYTVEPSLMTVPTTSFLLPHDDTITEDIRPPKLLRAYLTIGAKICSEPALDREFRTIDFLTLLDLQTLHPRVAARFLDMP, encoded by the coding sequence ATGCCCGCTGCCACCCACTCCGTCGATGTCCTGCTCGAAACCGGAGCGCACGCACACCAGACAGAACAGACTGCAGCAGCCGGCGACTATTGGGTGAGACTCGCCTCCACCCAGCAAGAACGCGAAGCCGCCTTCCGACTCCGCTTCATCGTCTTCAACCTTGAGCTCAACGAAGGCCTGGACGCTGCCTACGCCAACGGCTTCGACGTCGATCGCTACGACGCCGTCTGCGATCACCTCATCGTTTGCCATCGTCCCACCGGAGCTGTCATTGGCACCTATCGCCTCCAGCGTGGCGACATAGCCAAACAGCACCACGGTTACTACAGCGAGCAGGAATTCGACTTCGCCCCCTTTGAATCGATGCGCTCGCAGATTGTAGAACTGGGCCGCGCCTGCATCCACCGCGACCACCGCTCCAGCGAAGTCCTTCATCTTCTCTGGCGCGCCATCGCCCGCTACGTCCTCGCCAACGGAGGCCGCTACATGATGGGCTGCTGTTCCCTCTCCTCCACCGATGCCGCCCAGGGACAGGCCGTCTACCGCAGTCTGCGCAACTACACCGTCGAGCCATCGCTCATGACCGTGCCGACCACATCCTTCCTGCTTCCGCACGACGACACCATCACCGAGGACATCCGTCCACCCAAACTCCTGCGCGCTTACCTCACGATTGGCGCGAAGATCTGCAGCGAGCCCGCCCTCGATCGTGAGTTCCGTACCATCGACTTCCTCACCCTGCTGGACCTTCAGACACTTCATCCAAGGGTCGCCGCCCGTTTCCTGGACATGCCCTGA
- a CDS encoding DUF5009 domain-containing protein: protein MSTTLPRPTTRIASIDIFRGLTMMVMIFVNELAEVKGLPAWTYHMPGKVNAMTYVDMVFPIFLFIMGLSLPLAVQQRLKKNASAPALWLHIVLRSAALILIGLVLANADKAAPSLMPIRPSAWALLALFGAVLFWAVYPRTPRHPVLVHTLRYLGLAALLTMYAIFRRIGRDGQVQWIDPSYPEILGLIGFTYLAVCLLYVPTRRILWAPFAWFVALLVLNCISIAHWYGFTNHLPLYINPFGNGAMPCIAMAGVATSNLFLEPHHWSALGAKVTAALSFAALVLTAGYLLIPLGISKIRATPTWSLYCVGAGIFLFTLLYWICDVKGKTGWAFFVKSAGSNTLLTYLLPDFFEFFTGFFGIAYLSVHWNVGMPGVWKSVVFTLVMLALSSLLTRMKLRLHL, encoded by the coding sequence ATGAGCACTACCCTACCCCGGCCAACCACCCGCATCGCATCCATCGATATCTTTCGCGGACTCACGATGATGGTAATGATCTTCGTCAACGAGTTGGCCGAGGTCAAAGGACTCCCTGCCTGGACGTATCACATGCCCGGCAAGGTCAACGCCATGACCTACGTTGACATGGTCTTCCCCATCTTCCTCTTCATTATGGGTCTGTCGCTTCCTCTTGCCGTCCAGCAACGCCTGAAGAAGAACGCCTCCGCCCCCGCACTCTGGCTGCATATCGTGCTGCGCTCCGCGGCTCTCATCCTGATCGGCCTCGTGCTTGCCAACGCAGACAAGGCAGCACCGAGTCTGATGCCAATCCGTCCGAGCGCGTGGGCGCTCCTTGCGCTCTTCGGAGCGGTGCTGTTCTGGGCAGTCTATCCCCGGACTCCACGGCATCCCGTGCTGGTCCATACGCTTCGCTATCTGGGCTTGGCCGCACTCCTCACGATGTATGCGATCTTCCGGCGCATCGGCAGGGATGGGCAGGTCCAGTGGATCGATCCTTCTTACCCTGAGATCCTCGGCCTCATCGGCTTCACGTACCTTGCCGTCTGCCTCCTCTATGTTCCGACGCGCCGCATCCTCTGGGCCCCCTTCGCATGGTTCGTGGCATTGCTCGTTCTGAACTGCATCTCCATCGCGCACTGGTATGGCTTCACCAATCATCTCCCGCTTTACATCAATCCCTTCGGCAACGGAGCCATGCCCTGCATTGCCATGGCAGGCGTCGCCACCTCGAATCTATTTCTTGAGCCGCACCACTGGTCGGCCCTCGGTGCCAAAGTTACAGCCGCACTCTCCTTCGCCGCCCTCGTCTTAACCGCAGGCTACCTCCTCATTCCGCTCGGGATCTCGAAGATCCGCGCCACCCCTACGTGGAGCCTCTACTGCGTCGGCGCAGGCATCTTCCTCTTCACCTTGCTCTACTGGATCTGCGACGTTAAGGGCAAAACCGGATGGGCGTTCTTCGTCAAGTCCGCCGGCTCCAACACGCTCCTCACCTACCTGCTGCCGGACTTCTTCGAGTTCTTCACCGGGTTCTTCGGCATCGCCTATTTGAGCGTGCATTGGAACGTGGGCATGCCGGGCGTATGGAAGTCGGTCGTCTTCACGCTTGTGATGCTTGCGCTTTCGTCACTGCTGACCCGCATGAAACTCCGCTTGCATCTCTAG
- a CDS encoding lysophospholipid acyltransferase family protein → MTLVRSLLRSTLFVTLLLATCIDGQVRKLFFGLRPGPAGAVWVHRWCRRIVRAMGIACTVEGPLPVITPNGLAVVSNHLSYLDILVYSAVAPCVMVAKSEIRGWPLLGWITAQAGTVYVQRADVKGGQTQTHAQVNAAMRDAYRSGLPVLFFPEGTTTDGSEVLPFRRGLYHSVLADDVPMNAAALSYVLDDPNPDATVANDVCFWGDMVFAPHLFRCLGLRGLRVNIRFDPTRVRGDDRFALAINCRRQTIELYARLQSHQETEPIPCALENKSIAAA, encoded by the coding sequence ATGACTTTAGTCCGCTCACTTCTGCGAAGCACGCTCTTCGTCACCTTGCTGCTGGCCACCTGCATCGATGGCCAGGTCAGAAAGCTCTTCTTCGGCCTGCGCCCGGGACCGGCAGGAGCCGTGTGGGTCCATCGCTGGTGCAGGCGCATCGTCCGCGCGATGGGCATCGCCTGCACGGTGGAAGGCCCTCTGCCCGTCATCACCCCAAACGGATTGGCCGTCGTCTCCAACCACCTCAGCTACCTCGACATCCTCGTCTATTCCGCTGTAGCGCCTTGCGTGATGGTCGCCAAGTCCGAGATCCGCGGCTGGCCTCTCCTCGGCTGGATCACCGCACAGGCCGGCACCGTCTATGTCCAGCGAGCCGACGTGAAGGGCGGACAAACCCAGACGCACGCCCAGGTCAACGCAGCGATGCGCGACGCCTACCGCAGCGGCCTCCCCGTTCTCTTCTTCCCCGAAGGCACAACGACCGACGGCTCTGAAGTTCTGCCCTTCCGTCGCGGCCTCTACCACTCCGTTCTGGCCGATGACGTCCCCATGAACGCCGCCGCGCTCTCCTACGTCCTCGACGACCCCAACCCAGACGCGACCGTAGCCAACGACGTCTGCTTCTGGGGAGACATGGTCTTCGCTCCGCACCTCTTCCGCTGCCTCGGCCTGCGCGGCCTCCGCGTCAATATCCGCTTCGACCCCACCCGCGTCCGCGGTGACGACCGCTTTGCATTGGCCATCAACTGCCGCCGCCAAACCATCGAGCTCTACGCCAGACTGCAATCTCACCAGGAAACAGAGCCAATCCCTTGTGCGCTCGAAAACAAAAGTATCGCTGCGGCATAA
- a CDS encoding copper homeostasis protein CutC, translating into MREIILEVCVEGVAACHAARDGGAARLEVCSALDVGGLTPSVDLVNEAIAQSGLPVHVMIRPRAGGFVYSETEFTTMLHEVDEAKPLGVAGVVFGVLRSDRTVDVERTRKLVDRARPMQVTFHRAFDDVVNLDEALEDVIATGCDRLLTSGGEPDVVAGASALARLVARSAGRIAIAAGGGLRLRDAAHLARVTGATHFHGSMTEGPQGRVDAVTVRRMLELLRGV; encoded by the coding sequence ATGCGAGAGATCATTCTTGAAGTATGTGTGGAAGGGGTTGCGGCGTGTCATGCTGCACGCGACGGTGGCGCGGCTCGGCTTGAGGTGTGTTCCGCGCTGGATGTTGGCGGGCTGACGCCTTCGGTGGATCTTGTGAACGAGGCGATCGCTCAGAGCGGTCTTCCGGTGCATGTGATGATACGGCCTCGGGCTGGGGGCTTTGTTTACTCCGAAACCGAGTTCACAACCATGCTGCACGAAGTGGATGAGGCAAAGCCGCTTGGGGTGGCAGGCGTGGTCTTCGGCGTGCTGCGGTCAGATCGTACGGTGGATGTGGAGCGCACGCGGAAGCTGGTGGATCGCGCGCGGCCCATGCAGGTGACCTTTCACCGCGCATTCGATGACGTGGTGAATCTGGACGAGGCCCTTGAAGATGTCATCGCGACAGGATGCGACCGGTTGCTGACCTCGGGGGGCGAGCCTGATGTGGTTGCCGGGGCTTCGGCTTTAGCGAGGCTTGTGGCGCGATCTGCGGGACGGATTGCGATTGCCGCTGGCGGAGGGCTTCGGTTGCGCGATGCGGCACATCTCGCGCGGGTAACCGGGGCTACGCACTTTCATGGGTCGATGACGGAAGGTCCGCAAGGGCGGGTCGATGCCGTGACTGTGCGGCGCATGTTGGAGCTGTTGCGCGGGGTCTAG